The following coding sequences are from one Acidobacteriota bacterium window:
- a CDS encoding TonB-dependent receptor: MRHRCRVALFLLLAACAAGSAFAQTTGDLDGTVSDQNGGPLPGATVELRSPSLQGARTATTDGAGRYRFPALAPGVYAVTAKLPGFTSAERTGLKVSLGATTTAALQLAVSVKESLVVTAEAPAIDTTRTTIGTNATLETMQRLPIGRNFVSIANTVSGTGTDVTGNITIYGATGLENAYIIDGVNTTGVKTGTQAKSLNNEFVQEVEVKTGGYEAEYGRVLGGTINVVTKSGGNEFHGDAFGYYDGSSLAASDKRTTERAAANQGQYETPTRVDFGADLGGYFVKDRLWFFGAFDRVTQDQDYTRTLSQIRTGAGGTISTSDTDTNRNNLYSGKFTLRLGESQTIAVSVFGDPGTFHGRYDLTQIPNMIGDSGAFVVDRNVGGTDGSLRYDGILGTAFLLQGQIGYHTEKRDDSSPVAGSPYREVQQAGFSTEALPGSGPILLLNEKYQRYVYKLAGSVFAGSHEIKAGIDWEHLNSDFTESYGGTDRIRTRLTAGGALNNYQHRYFAQTPLSGANCVGKIDPTGPAAFPNCTGYSIAPTVDNNPITDNAALFVQDSFKPLKNLTINAGLRYEQQSLKDYTGTTLVKVTDEWAPRLGIVWDFMNNGRSKVYANAGRFYEVIPQDIQTRALGNEYIIITRNSSSTPNPVDLFLGGPVVQGGELTQNGLKGMYQDEVILGFEYEVAKNWAIGVKGIYRALGRVVEDRCDLAINPDLAGYFNPASPATCALINPGQGDSLGAIKDPSDPRCYPNGSTDAAGNLVASAPCDSTEARRYFRGLEVTASHRFSNNFYLLASYLYSQLEGNYSGNLSQTREGGQADPNINADFDYPGLLVNAYGRLRNDRAHQVKMSGYYAFPFGLTVGANAHFATGRPYSIRGCALDVTACGAGYNQEGYLVPRGSAGDLPSTFEADLHLEYGFRFGGLTVTPLLDVFNLINRQGVTSREELFNNTSGLAGNDPRSGIGQPGCTAQNASLSNAACASNPTYGKDINWQTPTVVRVGARLSF; the protein is encoded by the coding sequence ATGCGTCATCGATGTCGCGTCGCGTTGTTCCTTCTGCTTGCGGCGTGTGCCGCAGGCTCCGCGTTTGCGCAGACGACGGGCGATCTGGACGGGACCGTCTCCGACCAGAACGGAGGCCCTCTGCCCGGCGCGACCGTCGAGCTGAGGTCGCCGAGCCTGCAGGGGGCCCGCACGGCGACGACGGACGGGGCCGGCCGGTACCGCTTCCCGGCCCTCGCGCCGGGTGTTTACGCGGTGACCGCGAAGCTCCCCGGATTCACGTCGGCCGAGCGCACGGGCCTGAAGGTTTCGCTCGGCGCCACCACGACGGCTGCCCTGCAGCTCGCCGTCTCCGTGAAGGAGAGCCTCGTCGTCACGGCCGAAGCGCCCGCGATCGACACGACGCGGACGACGATCGGGACGAACGCGACGCTCGAGACGATGCAGCGCCTGCCGATCGGGCGGAACTTCGTCTCGATCGCGAACACGGTCTCCGGGACGGGCACGGACGTCACGGGCAACATCACGATCTACGGCGCGACCGGCCTCGAGAACGCCTACATCATCGACGGCGTCAACACGACGGGCGTCAAGACGGGCACGCAGGCGAAGTCGCTCAACAACGAGTTCGTCCAGGAGGTCGAGGTCAAGACCGGCGGCTACGAGGCCGAGTACGGCCGCGTCCTCGGCGGGACGATCAACGTCGTCACGAAATCGGGCGGCAACGAGTTCCACGGCGACGCGTTCGGCTACTACGACGGGTCGTCCCTGGCCGCGAGCGACAAGCGGACGACGGAACGCGCCGCGGCGAACCAGGGGCAGTACGAGACGCCGACGCGCGTCGACTTCGGCGCGGACCTCGGCGGCTACTTCGTGAAGGACCGCCTCTGGTTCTTCGGGGCGTTCGACCGCGTGACCCAGGACCAGGACTACACGCGGACCCTGTCCCAGATCCGGACCGGCGCGGGAGGAACGATTTCGACGTCGGACACGGACACGAACCGCAACAACCTCTACTCGGGAAAATTCACGCTCCGCCTCGGCGAGTCGCAGACGATCGCCGTCTCGGTGTTCGGCGACCCCGGCACGTTCCACGGGCGGTACGACCTCACGCAGATCCCGAACATGATCGGCGACAGCGGGGCGTTCGTCGTGGACCGCAACGTCGGCGGCACGGACGGATCGCTGAGGTACGACGGGATTCTCGGCACGGCGTTCCTCCTGCAGGGCCAGATCGGATATCACACGGAGAAGCGGGACGACTCGAGCCCGGTCGCCGGGAGCCCCTATCGCGAGGTCCAGCAGGCCGGGTTCTCGACGGAGGCGCTGCCGGGCTCCGGCCCGATCCTCCTCCTCAACGAGAAGTACCAGCGTTACGTCTACAAGCTCGCCGGCTCCGTCTTCGCGGGCAGCCACGAGATCAAGGCCGGGATCGACTGGGAGCACCTCAACTCCGACTTCACGGAGTCCTACGGCGGCACGGACCGCATTCGCACGCGCCTGACCGCCGGTGGCGCGCTGAACAACTACCAGCACCGCTACTTCGCGCAGACGCCCCTTTCCGGCGCGAACTGCGTCGGGAAGATCGACCCGACGGGTCCGGCGGCGTTTCCGAACTGCACGGGCTACTCGATCGCCCCGACGGTCGACAACAACCCGATCACGGACAACGCGGCCCTCTTCGTCCAGGACTCGTTCAAGCCCCTGAAGAACCTCACGATCAACGCCGGCCTCCGCTACGAGCAGCAGTCCCTGAAGGACTACACGGGGACGACGCTCGTCAAGGTCACGGACGAATGGGCCCCGCGCCTCGGCATCGTGTGGGACTTCATGAACAACGGCCGCTCGAAGGTCTACGCCAACGCCGGGCGTTTCTACGAGGTCATCCCGCAGGACATCCAGACGCGCGCGCTCGGCAACGAGTACATCATCATCACGCGCAACTCGAGCTCGACGCCGAATCCCGTCGACCTGTTCCTCGGCGGCCCGGTCGTGCAGGGCGGCGAGCTGACCCAGAACGGTCTCAAGGGCATGTATCAGGACGAGGTCATCCTCGGCTTCGAGTACGAGGTCGCGAAGAACTGGGCGATCGGCGTCAAGGGCATCTACCGGGCGCTCGGGCGCGTGGTCGAGGACCGCTGCGACCTCGCGATCAACCCGGACCTCGCGGGCTATTTCAACCCCGCGAGCCCGGCGACGTGCGCGCTCATCAACCCGGGGCAGGGCGATTCGCTGGGCGCGATCAAGGACCCGAGCGACCCGCGCTGCTATCCGAACGGCTCGACGGACGCGGCGGGCAACCTCGTCGCGAGCGCCCCTTGCGACTCGACGGAGGCCCGCCGCTACTTCCGCGGGCTCGAGGTCACGGCCTCGCACCGCTTCTCGAACAACTTCTACCTCCTCGCGAGCTACCTCTACTCGCAGCTCGAGGGCAACTACTCCGGAAACCTCTCCCAGACCCGAGAGGGCGGCCAGGCCGACCCGAACATCAACGCCGACTTCGACTACCCCGGCCTTCTCGTGAACGCGTACGGGCGGCTTCGCAACGACCGCGCCCACCAGGTCAAGATGTCCGGCTACTACGCCTTTCCGTTCGGCCTGACGGTGGGCGCGAACGCGCACTTCGCGACGGGGCGGCCGTACTCGATCCGTGGCTGCGCGCTGGACGTCACGGCGTGCGGCGCCGGCTACAACCAGGAGGGCTATCTCGTGCCGCGCGGCTCGGCGGGCGACCTGCCGTCCACGTTCGAGGCGGACCTGCACCTCGAGTACGGTTTCCGCTTCGGAGGACTCACGGTCACGCCGCTCCTGGACGTTTTCAACCTGATCAACCGCCAGGGCGTGACGAGCCGCGAGGAGCTCTTCAACAACACGAGCGGCCTCGCCGGGAACGACCCGCGGAGCGGCATCGGACAGCCGGGATGCACGGCGCAGAACGCGAGCCTTTCGAACGCGGCGTGCGCCTCGAACCCGACGTACGGAAAGGACATCAACTGGCAGACGCCGACGGTCGTGCGCGTGGGCGCGCGCCTGTCGTTCTGA
- a CDS encoding alpha/beta hydrolase yields MTFAALALVLASTKLPPPTPATPFAPGQILRVPSAAMGGAREVVVRVPEPRPGGPTRFPVVYVLDAGEGFLPAAAAAGFLAAHLSMPDAIVVGIRHADRGHELTPAPAVSGPVPGVPRPGGADALLAHLAEEVIPLVESRYPVQPYRVLVGHSLGGLFAVHALVSRPALFQGYVLLDPALWWDGGAVARRLEAFFRGHPDARARLVLVESPGGDGGPADPRLPGVRFRRVAVEGESHETLAYRGIYEGLRALFSDYPPAYRRDAEAATAAALEAQYAALSRELGFAIAVPAAARAEVEERIAARAARAAKASAAPAVPPIAAEAAAPFVGTWTGTLRTEPGRPVRETLTFTFADGRLSGSCVAHGVAMDGGDFRFGLSAVRVTADGIEWERENRGGGVCASRGRLSPDGVLAGTEELRGGPAPPPGFVLPVVTFSFTRVSGP; encoded by the coding sequence ATGACGTTTGCCGCGCTCGCGCTCGTTCTCGCGTCGACGAAGCTTCCTCCGCCCACGCCTGCGACGCCGTTCGCGCCGGGCCAGATCCTCCGCGTTCCCTCCGCCGCGATGGGCGGCGCGCGAGAGGTCGTCGTCCGCGTGCCGGAACCCCGTCCCGGCGGTCCCACCCGCTTTCCGGTCGTTTACGTCCTGGACGCAGGAGAGGGGTTCCTGCCGGCGGCGGCGGCGGCGGGCTTTCTCGCGGCGCACCTCTCGATGCCGGACGCGATCGTCGTCGGAATCCGGCATGCGGACCGCGGCCACGAGCTCACGCCGGCGCCGGCCGTTTCCGGCCCCGTGCCCGGCGTGCCGCGCCCGGGAGGCGCGGACGCGCTCCTCGCGCATCTCGCGGAAGAGGTCATTCCCCTCGTCGAGAGCCGCTATCCCGTGCAGCCCTACCGGGTCCTCGTCGGGCACTCGCTCGGTGGCCTCTTCGCGGTCCACGCGCTCGTGTCGCGGCCGGCCCTCTTTCAGGGATACGTTCTTCTCGACCCCGCCCTCTGGTGGGACGGAGGCGCCGTCGCGCGCCGGCTCGAGGCCTTCTTCCGCGGCCACCCCGACGCGCGCGCGCGGCTCGTCCTCGTGGAGAGCCCGGGCGGCGACGGCGGCCCGGCGGATCCAAGGCTCCCCGGCGTGCGCTTCCGGCGCGTCGCCGTGGAGGGCGAGAGCCACGAGACGCTCGCCTACCGCGGGATCTACGAGGGTCTGCGCGCGCTCTTCTCCGATTACCCGCCGGCTTACCGGCGCGATGCGGAGGCGGCGACGGCCGCCGCTCTCGAGGCGCAGTACGCCGCGCTCTCGCGGGAGCTCGGGTTCGCGATCGCCGTGCCGGCGGCGGCGCGCGCCGAGGTCGAGGAGCGGATCGCGGCGCGCGCGGCGCGGGCGGCCAAAGCCTCGGCCGCACCGGCCGTACCCCCGATCGCCGCGGAGGCGGCCGCGCCGTTCGTCGGGACGTGGACGGGCACGCTTCGCACCGAGCCCGGCCGTCCGGTCCGGGAAACCCTGACGTTCACCTTCGCGGACGGCCGCCTGTCGGGGTCCTGTGTCGCGCACGGGGTCGCAATGGACGGGGGCGACTTCCGGTTCGGCCTTTCCGCGGTGAGGGTCACGGCCGACGGAATCGAATGGGAGCGCGAGAACCGCGGCGGCGGAGTCTGCGCTTCTCGCGGGCGCCTGAGTCCGGACGGCGTCCTGGCGGGCACCGAGGAGCTGCGCGGCGGCCCGGCGCCTCCGCCCGGCTTCGTGCTGCCGGTCGTCACGTTCTCCTTCACGCGCGTCTCCGGGCCCTGA
- a CDS encoding glycosyltransferase family 39 protein: protein MSTRGPALNFRRGLAVVFLLAAAVRVVGLDFDQNHFFHPDERAIGEAIVHLSFFPPQLNPHFFAYGSFPFYVTRAASSALAAVTRREWFASYDGVIHVGRFLSALWGALTCVLVALLGRRWYGEAAGLLAGGLLACSVLHVQTSHFAATDVALTFMVLLALVCDSRFANRGRARDALLAGAATGLALATKASAAPLLLPLALAAFLSVAASRRWGRGVSLAALAFAAALGAFALGEPYAFLDFREFWRSISEQGAMVRHAGLLPYTNQYVGVPHFLYEGKELVLWTLGPLLGLAALWATGSKLATFRRFRPGEWVVASFLVPYVLITCTFEVKFPRYLLPVYPILALWTAAWLTEKAAASRAGRILRAAVAAGAAVWTLAFLAIYTRPHSAVTASRWFHENVPEGTRVLEQDWDEGFPFSFPGSPAERYPIVMFGFYEPDSAAKIAKLAKELAAADRVVLQTKRLYGAVTRAPDKFPLTNRAFRLLFAGDLGFTLTRSFASRPALFGLELPDELADESLSVYDHPKILLFENREKLAADEIEARLLTRTPSRALSRGDLLLAEPAASPRPAAEAGPGPGLPGLRSEPAAIFLFAGFLELLGLAGYALLAAALPERPGLYALGKTCGVLFFAFGSWLLVSWRWAPFGRPLLLAWAAALGAGAWALARRRPFAAPAAERWKTELVAWGTFLFFLAFRAATPEIFSGEKPMDFAFLNALLRSTTLPPPEPWLAGSTLSYTYFGHYGLAAIGKLLGIHPGLLFNLGIAGVASLTACGVLAAGSALGGRLRAGAVAALLAMFAAPPSGVREAVLRWKAGQPLDWHYFWATSRVIGPNGISEYPLWTFLFADLHAHALAMPFTTAFLALLLFAATRDAVPTPREEAATIGLLGLLLAAIQITNGWAVPTYACALVFVPLAAYVVARPGGASASFAGFLRGVALPIAGAAAVAYGLARPFWAHFTPPPRNWGREVGPFASPWDFFNVWAFFLALLVPFVFTALRQGDPPPGRAARAARGILAALLPLSLLSLTLKPWHLDQAASIRGFTALACAAAAWAALRPGASREVRLACALAAFGFAVLTGCEVIYVWDRMNTIFKFHLEVWFFFAVAGAAAWRLLRTAGGPLWKSAAAIAFTAVLFTTVTAMPGYVRNGREDWPRATLDGTAYLESKAPGDRGAYEWINANVRGVPVVLEAQGDAYQDFSRYSMMTGLPTVLGWEYHTFQRGHSQPEIDRRKADVKAAYTALAPDEVAAVLRRYHVALVAVGPLERKTYGAGILARFGGWTDLLTPVYRNPEVTLFAVKGAFAPGASTPPLKVEELPARPAGAPAAQPAQQPAGQVRQPRGLASDAKGRVFVADFGNVRVQALKPDLSPLFSIGSLGSGPGEFRDPCAVAVDAKGVLYVADTWNGRIQVFDEKGVYQREFSSDFFGPRGVAVDAKGTVFVADTGNSRIVRFDVEGRKEAEWGREKGAGKLAEPQGLALGKDGLLYVADNGNGRVAVFAKDGSFVRAFDVAGWRRQVMSEPYLAVDASGRVWVSVPLDGEVRGYAPDGKLVATARGKDQPEGQRFEHPSGVALLPNGRLAVADFEGRLVVIDLPR, encoded by the coding sequence ATGTCGACACGAGGACCCGCCCTGAACTTCCGACGCGGGCTCGCCGTCGTCTTCCTCCTGGCCGCGGCCGTGCGCGTCGTCGGGCTGGACTTCGACCAGAACCACTTCTTCCATCCCGACGAGCGCGCGATCGGCGAGGCGATCGTGCACCTCTCGTTCTTCCCGCCGCAGCTCAACCCGCACTTCTTCGCGTACGGCTCGTTCCCGTTCTACGTGACGCGCGCCGCGTCCTCGGCGCTCGCGGCGGTGACGCGGCGCGAATGGTTCGCGTCCTACGATGGCGTCATCCACGTCGGGCGGTTCCTCTCCGCTCTCTGGGGCGCTCTCACGTGCGTCCTCGTCGCGCTGCTCGGCAGGCGCTGGTACGGCGAGGCCGCCGGTCTCCTCGCGGGCGGGCTCCTCGCGTGCTCGGTCCTGCACGTCCAGACCTCCCACTTCGCGGCGACGGACGTCGCCCTCACGTTCATGGTCCTCCTCGCGCTCGTCTGCGATTCGCGTTTCGCGAACCGCGGACGAGCCCGCGACGCGCTTCTCGCGGGCGCCGCGACGGGCCTCGCGCTCGCGACGAAGGCGAGCGCGGCGCCCCTCCTGCTGCCTCTCGCTCTCGCGGCCTTCCTGTCCGTCGCCGCCTCGCGGCGCTGGGGCCGCGGCGTTTCCCTCGCGGCCCTCGCGTTTGCCGCGGCGCTCGGAGCGTTCGCGTTGGGCGAGCCGTACGCGTTCCTCGACTTCCGCGAGTTCTGGCGCTCGATCTCCGAGCAGGGCGCGATGGTCCGCCACGCGGGCCTCCTGCCGTACACGAACCAGTACGTCGGCGTCCCGCACTTCCTCTACGAGGGCAAGGAGCTCGTCCTCTGGACGCTGGGGCCGCTTCTCGGGCTCGCCGCGCTGTGGGCCACGGGCTCGAAGCTCGCGACCTTCCGCCGCTTCCGCCCGGGCGAATGGGTCGTCGCGTCGTTCCTCGTGCCGTACGTCCTCATCACCTGCACGTTCGAGGTGAAGTTCCCCCGGTACCTCCTGCCCGTCTACCCGATCCTCGCGCTCTGGACGGCCGCGTGGCTGACCGAAAAGGCCGCCGCGTCCCGCGCGGGGAGGATCCTCCGGGCCGCCGTCGCCGCGGGCGCGGCCGTCTGGACGCTCGCGTTCCTCGCGATTTACACGCGCCCCCACAGCGCGGTCACGGCCTCCCGCTGGTTCCACGAGAACGTGCCCGAGGGGACGCGCGTCCTCGAGCAGGACTGGGACGAGGGTTTCCCGTTCTCGTTCCCCGGCTCGCCTGCCGAGCGCTACCCGATCGTGATGTTCGGGTTCTACGAGCCGGACTCGGCCGCGAAGATTGCGAAGCTCGCGAAGGAGCTGGCGGCCGCGGACCGCGTCGTCCTCCAGACGAAGCGGCTCTACGGGGCCGTGACGCGGGCGCCGGACAAGTTTCCGCTCACGAACCGCGCGTTCCGCCTCCTGTTCGCCGGCGACCTCGGGTTCACGCTCACGCGGTCCTTCGCGTCGCGCCCGGCGCTCTTCGGCCTCGAGCTTCCGGACGAGCTCGCGGACGAGTCCCTGAGCGTGTACGACCACCCGAAGATCCTCCTCTTCGAGAACCGCGAGAAGCTCGCGGCGGACGAGATCGAGGCGCGGCTTCTGACGCGCACGCCGTCGCGTGCGCTCTCGCGGGGCGACCTCCTGCTGGCCGAGCCCGCGGCCTCGCCGCGCCCCGCCGCGGAGGCAGGCCCCGGCCCGGGCCTGCCCGGGCTGAGATCCGAGCCCGCCGCGATCTTCCTCTTCGCGGGCTTCCTCGAGCTTCTCGGCCTCGCCGGCTACGCGCTCCTCGCCGCCGCACTGCCGGAGCGCCCCGGCCTCTACGCGCTCGGGAAGACGTGCGGCGTCCTCTTCTTCGCGTTCGGGTCGTGGCTCCTCGTATCCTGGCGCTGGGCGCCATTCGGGCGGCCGCTGCTCCTGGCGTGGGCGGCGGCCCTCGGCGCCGGCGCCTGGGCTCTCGCGCGCCGCCGGCCGTTCGCGGCGCCCGCCGCCGAGCGATGGAAGACGGAGCTCGTCGCGTGGGGAACGTTCCTCTTCTTCCTCGCGTTCCGCGCCGCGACTCCCGAGATCTTCTCGGGCGAGAAGCCCATGGACTTCGCGTTCCTGAACGCGCTCCTCCGGTCGACCACCCTGCCGCCGCCCGAGCCGTGGCTCGCAGGCTCGACGCTCTCCTACACGTACTTCGGGCACTACGGGCTCGCCGCGATCGGCAAGCTCCTCGGCATCCACCCGGGGCTCCTCTTCAACCTCGGGATCGCGGGCGTCGCGAGCCTCACCGCGTGCGGCGTGCTCGCGGCGGGCTCCGCGCTCGGCGGACGCCTCCGGGCCGGGGCGGTCGCCGCGCTCCTCGCGATGTTCGCCGCGCCGCCGTCCGGCGTGCGGGAGGCCGTCCTCCGGTGGAAGGCCGGCCAGCCGCTCGACTGGCACTACTTCTGGGCCACGTCGCGCGTCATCGGGCCGAACGGGATCAGCGAGTACCCGCTGTGGACGTTCCTCTTCGCCGACCTCCACGCGCACGCCCTCGCGATGCCGTTCACGACCGCGTTCCTCGCGCTCCTTCTCTTCGCCGCGACGCGCGACGCGGTCCCGACGCCGCGCGAGGAAGCCGCGACGATCGGACTCCTCGGCCTCCTCCTCGCCGCCATCCAGATCACGAACGGGTGGGCCGTGCCGACGTACGCCTGCGCGCTCGTCTTCGTTCCGCTCGCCGCATACGTCGTGGCGCGCCCCGGCGGAGCTTCCGCGTCGTTTGCCGGCTTCCTGCGCGGCGTCGCGCTCCCCATCGCGGGCGCCGCGGCCGTGGCGTACGGCCTCGCCCGCCCGTTCTGGGCGCACTTCACGCCCCCGCCCCGCAACTGGGGGCGCGAGGTCGGGCCGTTCGCCTCGCCGTGGGACTTTTTCAACGTGTGGGCGTTCTTCCTCGCGCTCCTCGTGCCGTTCGTGTTCACGGCCCTCCGGCAGGGCGATCCGCCTCCAGGCCGCGCCGCGCGCGCCGCCCGCGGAATCCTCGCGGCCCTGCTCCCCCTGTCCCTCCTCTCTCTCACGCTGAAGCCCTGGCATCTCGACCAGGCGGCGTCGATCCGCGGCTTCACCGCGCTCGCGTGCGCGGCGGCCGCGTGGGCGGCCCTGCGCCCCGGCGCGAGCCGCGAGGTTCGCCTCGCCTGCGCGCTCGCGGCGTTCGGGTTCGCGGTCCTCACGGGGTGCGAGGTCATCTACGTGTGGGACCGGATGAACACGATCTTCAAGTTCCATCTCGAGGTGTGGTTCTTCTTCGCGGTGGCGGGTGCGGCCGCGTGGCGTCTCCTCCGGACGGCCGGCGGGCCGCTCTGGAAGTCGGCGGCCGCGATCGCGTTCACGGCGGTCCTGTTCACGACGGTGACGGCCATGCCCGGCTACGTGCGCAACGGCCGCGAAGACTGGCCGCGGGCGACGCTCGACGGGACGGCCTACCTCGAGTCGAAGGCGCCGGGAGACCGGGGTGCGTACGAGTGGATCAACGCGAACGTGCGCGGCGTCCCCGTCGTCCTCGAGGCGCAGGGCGACGCGTACCAGGACTTCTCGCGCTATTCGATGATGACGGGGCTCCCGACCGTCCTCGGCTGGGAGTACCACACGTTCCAGCGGGGCCACAGCCAGCCCGAGATCGACCGCCGCAAGGCCGACGTGAAGGCGGCGTACACGGCGCTCGCGCCGGACGAGGTGGCCGCCGTCCTCCGGCGCTACCACGTCGCGCTCGTGGCCGTCGGGCCGCTCGAGAGAAAGACCTACGGCGCTGGAATCCTCGCACGCTTCGGCGGGTGGACGGACCTCCTGACGCCCGTCTACCGGAACCCCGAGGTCACGCTCTTCGCCGTGAAGGGCGCGTTCGCGCCCGGCGCCTCGACGCCGCCGCTCAAGGTCGAGGAGCTGCCGGCGCGGCCCGCGGGCGCCCCGGCCGCACAGCCCGCGCAGCAGCCCGCCGGGCAGGTCCGCCAGCCGCGCGGCCTCGCGTCGGATGCGAAGGGAAGGGTCTTCGTCGCCGACTTCGGCAACGTGCGCGTGCAGGCGCTCAAGCCCGACCTCTCGCCGCTGTTTTCGATCGGTTCGCTGGGCTCCGGCCCCGGCGAGTTCCGGGACCCGTGCGCCGTCGCCGTGGACGCGAAGGGCGTTCTTTACGTCGCGGACACCTGGAACGGACGCATCCAGGTCTTCGACGAAAAGGGTGTGTACCAGCGCGAGTTCTCTTCGGACTTCTTCGGGCCGCGCGGCGTCGCGGTGGACGCGAAGGGAACCGTTTTCGTGGCCGACACCGGCAACAGCCGCATCGTGCGCTTCGACGTGGAGGGGCGCAAGGAAGCCGAGTGGGGGCGCGAGAAGGGCGCCGGCAAGCTCGCCGAGCCTCAGGGCCTCGCGCTCGGCAAGGACGGCCTTCTCTACGTCGCGGACAACGGCAACGGGCGCGTCGCGGTCTTCGCGAAGGACGGCTCGTTCGTGCGCGCGTTCGACGTGGCCGGCTGGAGGCGACAGGTGATGAGCGAGCCGTACCTCGCCGTCGACGCGTCGGGCCGCGTTTGGGTCTCGGTGCCGCTCGACGGCGAGGTGCGCGGCTACGCGCCCGACGGAAAGCTCGTCGCGACCGCCCGCGGGAAGGACCAGCCCGAGGGCCAGCGCTTCGAGCACCCGTCCGGCGTCGCGCTGCTCCCGAACGGCCGGCTCGCCGTCGCGGACTTCGAGGGCCGCCTCGTCGTGATCGACCTCCCGCGCTGA